The Austwickia sp. genome includes a region encoding these proteins:
- a CDS encoding MBL fold metallo-hydrolase, with protein MSGAPGSAPTPWVTRPASWAPKSWPGGVWSGYAECVLCPNPSPMTLEGTNTWLLGAPDQDGLIVVDPGPLDEAHLRRVLDRVGERRVVQTLLTHGHPDHAEGAARFAELTGAPVRAIGAGHDDLADGDAVADAGVELVVVATPGHTSDSLSFCLTVENALLTGDTVLGWGTTVVAWPDGVLEDYLASLERIAGLTGSGRVTDLLPGHGGPIADAAGVVGYYREHRAERLQQIRDALAGGARGVDEVVEVVYADVDRSLWPAAGLSVRAQLDYLGEPHGSPPPRIDPRHD; from the coding sequence ATGAGCGGGGCGCCCGGGTCGGCCCCGACGCCGTGGGTGACGCGCCCGGCGAGCTGGGCGCCCAAGTCCTGGCCGGGCGGGGTGTGGAGCGGGTACGCCGAGTGCGTGCTCTGCCCCAATCCCTCGCCGATGACGCTGGAGGGGACGAACACCTGGCTGCTGGGGGCGCCCGATCAGGACGGCCTGATCGTGGTGGACCCCGGTCCCCTCGACGAGGCGCACCTGCGGCGGGTCCTCGACCGCGTGGGGGAGCGGCGAGTGGTGCAGACGCTGCTGACCCACGGCCACCCCGACCACGCCGAGGGCGCGGCCCGGTTCGCCGAGCTGACCGGCGCCCCGGTCCGGGCCATCGGGGCGGGCCACGACGACCTGGCCGACGGCGACGCGGTTGCCGACGCTGGCGTGGAGCTGGTCGTGGTGGCGACCCCGGGGCACACCTCCGACTCCCTCTCGTTCTGCCTGACCGTCGAGAACGCCCTGCTCACCGGCGACACCGTCCTGGGCTGGGGAACGACGGTGGTCGCCTGGCCCGATGGCGTGCTGGAGGACTACCTCGCCAGCCTCGAACGCATCGCGGGCCTGACCGGCTCGGGTCGCGTGACCGACCTCCTGCCGGGCCACGGCGGGCCGATCGCGGACGCCGCGGGTGTGGTGGGGTACTACCGCGAGCACCGGGCCGAGCGGCTGCAGCAGATCCGCGACGCGCTCGCCGGGGGTGCGCGGGGTGTGGACGAGGTGGTCGAGGTGGTGTACGCCGACGTGGATCGGTCCCTATGGCCGGCGGCCGGCCTCAGCGTGCGGGCACAGCTCGACTATCTGGGTGAGCCGCATGGTTCGCCGCCGCCGCGGATCGACCCGCGACACGACTGA
- a CDS encoding Crp/Fnr family transcriptional regulator yields the protein MWQSRTVDNDVVRRAALFAALDDGDVSALRSTMSTTRLQRGEVLFREGQRGDRLYVIVTGKIKLGRSSTDGRENLMAILGPGEMFGELSLFDPGPRTATATAVADTELIGMGNESLHEYLKDRPAVSLALLGALARRLRRTNDSVADLVFTDVPGRVAKALLDLASRFGRPSEEGVLVAHDLTQEELAQLVGASRETVNKALADFASRGWLKLEARAVLLMDVERLQRRSR from the coding sequence ATGTGGCAGAGTAGGACCGTGGATAACGACGTGGTGAGACGGGCTGCCCTCTTCGCCGCTCTGGACGACGGCGATGTCAGCGCGTTGCGCTCCACGATGTCGACCACGCGCCTGCAGCGCGGCGAGGTCCTGTTCCGCGAGGGGCAGCGCGGCGATCGGCTCTATGTCATCGTGACCGGCAAGATCAAGCTCGGCCGGTCGAGCACGGACGGCCGCGAGAACCTGATGGCGATCCTCGGCCCCGGCGAGATGTTCGGCGAACTCAGCCTGTTCGACCCCGGCCCGCGCACGGCGACCGCCACGGCCGTCGCCGACACCGAGCTCATCGGGATGGGCAACGAGTCGCTGCACGAATACCTCAAGGACCGCCCGGCGGTCTCCCTTGCGCTGCTGGGCGCCTTGGCGCGGCGGCTGCGCCGCACCAACGACTCGGTCGCGGACCTGGTCTTCACCGACGTGCCCGGCCGGGTCGCCAAGGCCCTCCTCGATCTGGCCAGCCGGTTCGGCCGGCCCAGCGAGGAGGGCGTCCTGGTGGCGCACGACCTCACCCAGGAGGAGCTCGCCCAGCTGGTGGGCGCCTCGCGCGAGACCGTGAACAAGGCCCTGGCCGACTTCGCCTCGCGTGGCTGGCTCAAGCTGGAGGCCCGCGCCGTGCTGCTCATGGACGTCGAGCGCCTGCAGCGCCGGTCGCGCTGA
- a CDS encoding MarP family serine protease, giving the protein MTLGTTLDVVLVVFLALCALAGLRRGLLLTVVAAAGFIAGAALGLWLLPDRIAALIAGGPPLLRPLLLVAGVMLLASIAQGLAVRLASGAAHRLGKSPLGALDAVLGAALTLAVAAATTWFVAGTMRVVVPGELARGVGQSRVVTAIGTVMPASSEAVLGSLKATLDEYGFPRVFSSIDSEPIRPVPAVDDAAVATPQIRQATRSVLRIDADAPSCSRAQEGTGWVYQQGLVVTNAHVVAGSQGVRVRSGGSSLTARVVVFDPAKDLAVLSVDGLGAAPLALGRPLGHGDSAVVAGYPLGGPLKVDAARVREVLQARGDDIYGHDRVQREVYSLLATVQPGNSGGPLLAPDGTVSGVLFARSLDDARTGYALTLDEARPVLQQASRTAGAVGTGPCTAAA; this is encoded by the coding sequence GTGACGCTCGGCACGACACTGGACGTCGTCCTCGTGGTGTTCCTTGCCCTGTGCGCCCTCGCGGGACTGCGGCGCGGGCTGCTGCTCACGGTCGTCGCCGCCGCGGGGTTCATCGCGGGCGCCGCGCTCGGGCTGTGGCTGCTCCCCGACCGGATCGCCGCCCTGATCGCCGGGGGCCCGCCGCTGCTGCGGCCGCTCCTGCTCGTCGCGGGCGTGATGCTGCTGGCCTCGATCGCGCAGGGTCTCGCGGTGCGGCTCGCGAGCGGCGCCGCCCATCGTCTCGGCAAGTCGCCCCTGGGGGCGCTGGATGCCGTCCTGGGGGCGGCGCTGACGCTGGCCGTGGCCGCCGCGACGACCTGGTTCGTCGCCGGCACCATGCGGGTCGTGGTGCCCGGCGAGCTGGCCCGCGGGGTCGGGCAGTCCCGGGTGGTCACGGCCATCGGCACGGTCATGCCCGCGAGCAGCGAGGCCGTCCTCGGCAGCCTGAAGGCCACCCTCGACGAATACGGCTTCCCCCGGGTCTTCTCCTCGATCGACTCCGAGCCCATCCGGCCCGTGCCGGCCGTCGACGACGCCGCGGTCGCGACGCCGCAGATCCGCCAGGCCACCCGGTCGGTGCTGCGGATCGACGCAGACGCCCCGTCCTGCTCGCGCGCCCAGGAGGGGACCGGGTGGGTCTACCAGCAGGGACTGGTCGTCACGAACGCTCACGTCGTCGCGGGGTCGCAGGGAGTCCGGGTGCGTTCCGGCGGCAGCAGCCTGACCGCCCGGGTGGTCGTCTTCGACCCGGCCAAGGACCTGGCGGTGCTCTCGGTCGACGGCCTGGGCGCGGCCCCGCTGGCCCTGGGGCGTCCCCTGGGGCACGGCGACTCCGCCGTCGTCGCCGGCTACCCCCTGGGCGGCCCCCTGAAGGTCGATGCCGCCCGCGTCCGCGAGGTGCTGCAGGCCCGCGGCGACGACATCTACGGCCACGACCGGGTGCAGCGCGAGGTGTATTCGCTCCTCGCGACCGTCCAGCCCGGCAACTCCGGCGGGCCACTGCTAGCCCCCGACGGCACGGTGTCCGGCGTCTTGTTCGCCCGCTCCCTCGACGACGCCCGCACCGGCTACGCCCTCACGCTCGACGAGGCGCGCCCGGTGTTGCAGCAGGCCAGCCGTACGGCGGGCGCGGTGGGCACCGGCCCCTGTACGGCCGCCGCCTGA
- the nth gene encoding endonuclease III, which yields MCPRSRAAQGGRKFRPALRSADRNRLSARAPTLAGVAKRANPTTAVPADPTTASLSGVATVAETPLARTRRARRMYRLLAQRYPDAHCELDFADAYQLLVATVLSAQTTDVNVNKVTPGLFARYPDPAALAAADRTELETIIQSTGFYRAKSESLLRLSADLVERYGGVVPHRLKDLVTLRGVGRKTANVVLGNAFGVPGITVDTHFGRLARRFGWTTSEDPVVVEAEVGALIPKRDWTMLSHTLIFHGRRTCHARKPACGACPVAALCPSYGIGETDPAKAARLVKDPEREPR from the coding sequence ATGTGCCCCAGGTCACGTGCGGCACAGGGTGGTCGAAAGTTCCGGCCGGCACTGCGATCCGCAGACCGAAACCGCTTGTCGGCACGGGCGCCTACGCTGGCCGGTGTGGCGAAGCGCGCGAACCCGACGACGGCCGTGCCGGCCGACCCCACGACCGCCTCGCTCAGTGGCGTGGCCACCGTCGCCGAGACGCCGCTGGCGCGTACCCGCCGGGCGCGCCGCATGTATCGGCTGCTGGCGCAGCGCTACCCCGACGCGCACTGCGAACTGGACTTCGCCGACGCCTACCAGCTGCTCGTCGCGACGGTTCTGTCCGCGCAGACCACGGACGTCAACGTCAACAAGGTCACGCCGGGGCTGTTCGCCAGATATCCCGACCCCGCGGCCCTCGCCGCCGCCGATCGCACCGAGCTGGAGACGATCATCCAGTCCACCGGCTTCTATCGGGCCAAGTCGGAGTCGCTGCTGCGGCTGTCGGCTGACCTCGTGGAACGGTACGGCGGCGTGGTGCCGCACCGGCTCAAGGACCTGGTCACGCTGCGCGGGGTCGGCCGCAAGACCGCCAACGTGGTGCTCGGCAATGCGTTCGGAGTGCCCGGCATCACGGTCGACACCCACTTCGGCCGGCTCGCGCGCCGCTTCGGCTGGACGACCAGCGAAGATCCGGTCGTCGTCGAGGCCGAGGTGGGGGCCCTCATCCCGAAGCGGGACTGGACGATGCTCTCGCACACGCTGATCTTCCACGGGCGGCGCACCTGCCATGCGCGCAAGCCCGCCTGTGGCGCCTGCCCCGTGGCGGCGCTCTGCCCGTCGTACGGCATCGGCGAGACCGACCCCGCCAAGGCGGCGCGGCTCGTCAAGGACCCCGAGCGGGAGCCGCGGTGA
- a CDS encoding 6-phosphofructokinase — protein MTEQTSAAQPVRARIGVLTSGGDAQGMNAAVRAVVRTGIHVGAEVYAITEGWQGAVDGGAAIRAMDWDSVGNILHRGGTVIGTARSKDFRERTGQLAAARNLLQHGIDRLVVIGGDGSLTGTNEFRKNWAGLLAELVERGELEQSVADQHPALLIAGLVGSIDNDMVGTDMTIGADSALHRIVDAIDAISSTAASHQRSFVIEVMGRHCGYLPLMAAIAGGCDYVFIPELPPADGWEDDLCAKLRAGRAAGRRDSMVLVAEGAADRHGNRISAEQVKDVLAERLGEDTRVTILGHVQRGGSPSAYDRWMSTLLGYAAVQEVLAATPDSTPHVLGVRHNRIAQIPLVESVAATRAVADHIAAGDYEQAMTARGGSFRQMVDVFATMSRPPTDGDTAQAAGSHRAPRVAIMHAGGLAPGMNTAARAAVRLGIDAGLQMVGVYGSFKGLLDGEVWPLSWGDVEGWVGDGGAELGTRREVPGVEHLYAIGRAIEKQNIDALLIIGGYDAYEAAARLVTERERYPAFDIPIVCLPATIDNNCPGAELSIGADTALNNIVWALDRVKQSASASRRCFVAETMGRRCGYLALMAGLAAGAERVYLHEEGITLADLQSDVERMVGTFRQGRRLFLTVRNEEASTMYTTDFLARLFEQEGAELFDVRQAVLGHLQQGGSPSPFDRLLATRLVKAAMDDIARQLAEGAAEGRYLGHVGDRVESMPLAHFDEEVDRVNRRPRQQWWLNLRPAIAAVSEAEARAGEAVIPVLAAD, from the coding sequence ATGACTGAGCAGACCAGCGCGGCCCAGCCGGTCCGCGCCCGCATCGGCGTCCTGACCAGCGGTGGCGACGCCCAGGGCATGAACGCGGCGGTCCGGGCGGTGGTGCGGACCGGGATCCACGTCGGCGCGGAGGTCTACGCGATCACCGAGGGCTGGCAGGGGGCCGTCGACGGGGGCGCCGCGATCCGGGCGATGGACTGGGACAGCGTGGGCAACATCCTGCACCGCGGCGGCACGGTCATCGGCACCGCACGCAGCAAGGACTTCCGGGAGCGCACCGGCCAGCTGGCGGCGGCGCGCAATCTCCTCCAGCACGGCATCGACCGGCTCGTGGTGATCGGCGGGGACGGCTCGCTCACGGGGACGAACGAGTTCCGCAAGAACTGGGCCGGGCTGCTCGCGGAGCTCGTCGAACGAGGCGAGCTGGAGCAATCGGTCGCCGACCAGCACCCAGCCCTGCTGATCGCAGGCCTGGTCGGCTCCATCGACAACGACATGGTCGGCACGGACATGACGATCGGCGCCGACTCCGCGCTGCACCGCATCGTCGATGCCATCGACGCGATCTCCTCGACGGCGGCGAGCCATCAGCGCAGCTTCGTCATCGAGGTGATGGGGCGGCACTGCGGCTACCTGCCGCTGATGGCCGCGATCGCGGGTGGGTGCGACTACGTGTTCATCCCCGAGCTGCCCCCCGCGGACGGCTGGGAGGACGACCTGTGCGCCAAGCTTCGGGCCGGCCGCGCCGCCGGCCGGCGCGACTCCATGGTCCTGGTCGCCGAGGGGGCCGCGGACCGGCACGGCAACCGCATCTCCGCGGAACAGGTCAAGGACGTGCTGGCCGAACGGCTCGGCGAGGACACCCGCGTCACGATCCTCGGCCACGTGCAACGGGGTGGCTCGCCCAGCGCCTACGACCGGTGGATGTCCACGCTGCTCGGCTACGCCGCGGTCCAGGAGGTCCTGGCCGCCACTCCGGACTCGACGCCCCACGTCCTGGGGGTGCGGCACAACCGCATCGCCCAGATCCCGCTCGTCGAGTCCGTCGCCGCGACGCGCGCCGTCGCCGATCACATCGCGGCAGGGGACTACGAGCAGGCCATGACCGCGCGGGGCGGCAGCTTCCGCCAGATGGTCGACGTGTTCGCGACGATGTCGCGGCCCCCGACCGACGGCGACACGGCGCAGGCCGCCGGCTCCCACCGGGCGCCGCGGGTGGCCATCATGCACGCCGGTGGCCTGGCGCCCGGGATGAACACGGCCGCCCGCGCCGCCGTACGGCTGGGCATCGACGCCGGGCTGCAGATGGTGGGGGTCTACGGCTCGTTCAAGGGCCTGCTCGACGGCGAGGTCTGGCCGCTGAGCTGGGGAGACGTCGAGGGGTGGGTCGGGGATGGGGGCGCCGAGCTGGGCACCCGGCGGGAAGTGCCGGGGGTGGAGCACCTCTACGCGATCGGCCGGGCCATCGAGAAGCAGAACATCGACGCGTTGCTGATCATCGGGGGCTACGACGCCTACGAGGCCGCCGCCCGGCTCGTCACCGAGCGGGAGCGCTACCCGGCCTTCGACATCCCGATCGTGTGCCTCCCGGCGACCATCGACAACAACTGCCCCGGCGCGGAGCTGTCCATCGGGGCGGACACCGCGCTGAACAACATCGTCTGGGCCCTCGACCGGGTCAAGCAGTCCGCCTCGGCGTCGCGCCGGTGCTTCGTCGCCGAGACGATGGGCCGGCGGTGCGGCTATCTCGCGCTCATGGCCGGGCTCGCCGCCGGGGCGGAGCGGGTGTATCTGCACGAAGAGGGCATCACGCTGGCCGACCTGCAGAGCGACGTCGAGCGCATGGTGGGCACCTTCCGGCAGGGCCGCAGGCTGTTCCTGACGGTCCGCAACGAGGAGGCGAGCACGATGTACACCACCGACTTCCTCGCTCGCCTCTTCGAGCAGGAGGGGGCGGAGCTGTTCGACGTCCGGCAGGCGGTGCTGGGGCACCTGCAGCAGGGCGGCAGCCCCTCGCCGTTCGACCGGCTGCTGGCGACCCGCCTGGTCAAGGCCGCCATGGACGACATCGCGCGGCAGCTCGCCGAGGGCGCCGCCGAAGGACGCTACCTCGGCCACGTCGGCGACCGGGTCGAGTCCATGCCGCTCGCTCACTTCGACGAGGAGGTCGACCGCGTCAACCGGCGCCCGCGCCAGCAGTGGTGGCTCAACCTGCGGCCCGCTATCGCGGCCGTCTCCGAAGCCGAGGCCCGGGCGGGCGAAGCCGTCATCCCGGTCCTCGCCGCGGACTAA
- a CDS encoding NADP-dependent oxidoreductase, giving the protein MRAVAIDRFGPPEVLRTVDVPLTPIGATDARVRVHTAGVNPIDYKMRDGSSGLVKDFDPADFPLVLGRECCGTVEAVGEDVDHIAVGQRVFGMAPLKHRGGCYAEFVNLPADCLVPAPSNVSDAALGGASLVALTAWAAVHDLGQVRAGQTVLVHGGGGGVGQIVLQLCRELGATVYATASARNRERVEALGATHVDYARVDFATAVPRPDVIIDGVYFGTYQKNMDLLVEGGKLVILPTLADLAPARERGIDVAVPLVAPDAERLAAIAERLGDGRLDVEVSTVLPLAEAAEAHRLLEAGHARGKVVLVVSGAA; this is encoded by the coding sequence ATGCGCGCCGTAGCCATCGACCGTTTCGGACCGCCCGAGGTGCTGCGCACCGTCGACGTACCGCTGACCCCGATCGGCGCGACCGACGCACGGGTCCGCGTGCACACCGCCGGCGTGAACCCCATCGACTACAAGATGCGGGACGGCAGCTCCGGGCTGGTCAAGGACTTCGACCCCGCCGACTTCCCGCTGGTGCTCGGGCGGGAATGCTGCGGCACGGTAGAGGCGGTCGGCGAGGACGTCGACCACATCGCCGTCGGGCAGCGGGTGTTCGGGATGGCGCCGCTGAAGCACCGCGGCGGCTGCTACGCCGAGTTCGTCAACCTGCCGGCCGACTGCCTCGTCCCCGCGCCGTCGAACGTCTCCGATGCGGCCCTGGGCGGCGCGTCCCTCGTGGCCCTCACGGCCTGGGCGGCGGTGCACGACCTGGGTCAGGTGCGGGCGGGGCAGACCGTGCTGGTGCACGGCGGCGGCGGAGGCGTGGGCCAGATCGTGCTGCAGTTGTGCCGGGAACTGGGGGCGACGGTGTACGCCACCGCCTCCGCCCGCAACCGCGAGCGCGTCGAGGCGCTCGGCGCGACGCACGTCGACTACGCCCGGGTCGACTTCGCGACCGCGGTGCCTCGCCCGGACGTCATCATCGACGGGGTCTACTTCGGCACTTATCAGAAGAACATGGACCTGCTCGTCGAGGGCGGCAAGCTCGTCATCCTGCCCACGCTGGCCGACCTGGCCCCCGCGCGGGAACGCGGCATCGACGTGGCCGTGCCGCTCGTCGCGCCGGACGCCGAGCGGCTGGCGGCCATCGCCGAGCGCCTGGGCGACGGCCGGCTCGACGTGGAAGTCTCCACCGTGCTGCCGCTGGCGGAGGCCGCAGAAGCGCACCGGCTCCTCGAGGCCGGGCACGCCCGGGGCAAGGTCGTCCTCGTGGTGAGCGGCGCCGCTTAG
- a CDS encoding CoA pyrophosphatase yields the protein MLFGPRDDGGQDVVLTQRTAHLRSHAGQVSFPGGRVDPDDDGPVGAALREANEEIGLDPAGVRVLGAFPELFLSASTSAVTPVLAWWERPTPIFVRSPAEVERVARVALADLLEPAHRFMAVHPNGFTAPAFEVDGLFVWGFTAALLTSTLELADLDHTEWNRDLSRDVPFQRGGPPGHRPQAPGEAR from the coding sequence ATGCTCTTCGGCCCGCGGGACGACGGCGGCCAGGACGTCGTCCTCACTCAGCGGACCGCCCACCTGCGCAGCCACGCCGGGCAGGTCTCCTTCCCGGGGGGTCGCGTCGACCCCGACGACGACGGGCCGGTGGGGGCGGCGCTGCGCGAGGCCAACGAGGAGATCGGGCTCGACCCGGCGGGGGTGCGGGTGCTCGGCGCGTTCCCCGAGCTGTTCCTGTCGGCCTCGACGTCGGCGGTCACGCCGGTGCTGGCCTGGTGGGAGCGACCCACCCCGATCTTCGTGCGCAGCCCCGCCGAGGTGGAGCGCGTCGCGCGGGTGGCCCTGGCCGACCTGCTCGAACCCGCGCACCGGTTCATGGCCGTCCACCCCAACGGGTTCACCGCTCCGGCGTTCGAGGTCGACGGGCTGTTCGTGTGGGGCTTCACGGCCGCTTTGCTCACCTCGACCCTGGAACTGGCCGATTTGGACCACACGGAGTGGAACCGGGACCTGAGCCGGGACGTTCCGTTTCAGCGAGGCGGCCCACCGGGTCACCGCCCGCAGGCACCAGGGGAGGCGCGGTGA
- a CDS encoding phage holin family protein yields the protein MATAAGEGSSARTDAATAAARVAARENEPTIGGLVHDALQDVSTLVRSEIQLAKTEITADVKKGGQGAAFFAVAGVLAVFGLTFLFHTIAQAIGVFLPLWAGYLIVTVLLFLIAGILAMVGKGRMSKVKGKPERTIATSKETVEVVKKAAQG from the coding sequence ATGGCAACCGCCGCCGGAGAGGGCAGCAGCGCCCGGACGGATGCCGCGACTGCGGCCGCGCGGGTCGCGGCCCGAGAGAACGAGCCGACGATCGGCGGGCTCGTGCACGACGCCCTGCAGGACGTCTCCACGCTCGTCCGCAGCGAGATTCAGCTGGCCAAGACCGAGATCACGGCCGACGTCAAGAAGGGCGGCCAGGGGGCCGCATTCTTCGCCGTCGCCGGCGTGTTGGCCGTCTTCGGCCTGACCTTCCTGTTCCACACCATCGCCCAGGCCATCGGCGTCTTCCTGCCGCTGTGGGCCGGCTACCTCATCGTCACCGTGCTGCTGTTCCTCATCGCCGGCATCCTCGCGATGGTGGGCAAGGGCCGCATGAGCAAGGTCAAGGGCAAGCCCGAGCGCACGATCGCCACCTCGAAGGAGACCGTCGAGGTCGTCAAGAAGGCGGCGCAGGGCTGA
- a CDS encoding glycerophosphodiester phosphodiesterase, producing MRYVEAGWPIGLVHRGGGILAPENTLAAFAYSVALGYRYLESDVRVTADGHIVLFHDATLDRVTDATGPVSERSLAELRQLQVRGPAGWTGEPTPETAICTLEEALDAFPDACFSVDLKDPRGIDPLIRILRRPGVADRICVAGAWDRALAHVRAEAPGVATALGWRALTGLMTCARLRLPAPRSLATGEFVHVPLALGAVGVWDDAVVGWAHGVGLRVVAWTVDTPEAVARLLNAGVDAVITDRPDVVREVLLARAAWRPMAGPEPRHARA from the coding sequence ATGCGGTACGTCGAGGCCGGCTGGCCGATCGGTCTGGTTCATCGCGGCGGCGGGATCCTGGCCCCGGAGAACACGCTGGCGGCCTTCGCCTACTCCGTGGCCCTCGGCTACCGATATCTCGAGTCCGACGTGCGGGTCACCGCCGACGGCCACATCGTCCTCTTCCACGACGCGACGCTCGACCGCGTCACCGACGCGACGGGTCCGGTCAGCGAGCGGTCGCTCGCGGAGCTGCGCCAGCTGCAGGTCCGTGGGCCCGCCGGGTGGACCGGTGAGCCGACCCCGGAGACCGCGATCTGCACCCTGGAGGAGGCGCTGGACGCCTTCCCGGACGCCTGCTTCTCGGTCGATCTCAAGGATCCGCGTGGCATCGACCCGCTGATCCGCATCCTGCGCCGGCCGGGCGTCGCCGACCGGATCTGCGTCGCCGGGGCGTGGGACCGCGCCCTGGCCCACGTCCGGGCGGAGGCCCCCGGGGTGGCCACCGCGCTCGGGTGGCGCGCCCTGACCGGACTGATGACGTGCGCGCGGCTGCGGCTGCCCGCGCCGCGGTCGCTCGCCACGGGCGAGTTCGTCCACGTGCCCCTAGCGCTGGGTGCGGTGGGGGTGTGGGACGACGCGGTGGTCGGATGGGCCCACGGGGTGGGCCTGCGGGTGGTGGCCTGGACCGTCGACACACCCGAGGCCGTCGCCCGGCTCCTCAATGCCGGGGTCGACGCCGTCATCACGGACCGCCCGGACGTGGTGCGCGAGGTGCTGCTCGCCCGCGCAGCCTGGCGTCCGATGGCCGGTCCCGAACCCCGCCACGCCAGGGCATGA
- a CDS encoding alpha/beta hydrolase: MSVDSSVVLVPGPWEHRYVAANGARFHLACAGHGPLVLFLHAFPQFWWTWRHQLAALADAGYRAVAMDLRGYGASDKPPTGYDATTLTADVAGVIRSLGEADAVVVGHGIGGWLAWTLPMSHPDVVRAVATIGCPHPAAALSGPPIPAQARGAMALLGLNRPFHPERELTRGPAYVHRMLVSWRGVDASWPSAEEAGRYAEAMAIPFVAHSAAEGYRWLVRARLHMQGREYLRGVRQSVLVPTLQLHGSHDQIVVSALAQRSRRWVAGPYTWRSIEGAGHAPHEQRPAEVSAALVDWIGTLGAQA, translated from the coding sequence ATGAGTGTCGACTCCTCCGTCGTGCTCGTTCCGGGGCCGTGGGAGCACCGGTACGTCGCCGCCAACGGCGCCCGATTCCACCTCGCCTGCGCCGGCCACGGCCCGCTAGTGCTCTTCCTGCACGCCTTCCCGCAGTTCTGGTGGACCTGGCGGCACCAGCTCGCCGCGCTCGCGGACGCCGGCTACCGCGCCGTGGCCATGGACCTGCGCGGCTACGGGGCCTCGGACAAGCCGCCGACCGGGTACGACGCCACCACCCTCACCGCCGACGTCGCGGGCGTGATCCGGTCGCTGGGCGAGGCCGACGCCGTGGTGGTGGGGCACGGCATCGGGGGCTGGCTGGCCTGGACCCTGCCGATGTCCCACCCCGACGTGGTCCGCGCCGTCGCGACGATCGGGTGCCCCCATCCCGCGGCCGCGCTCTCCGGGCCGCCAATCCCCGCCCAGGCCCGCGGGGCCATGGCCCTGCTGGGCCTCAACCGCCCGTTCCACCCCGAGCGTGAGTTGACGCGCGGGCCGGCGTACGTCCACCGCATGTTGGTCTCGTGGCGCGGCGTCGACGCGAGTTGGCCCTCCGCGGAGGAGGCGGGTCGGTACGCCGAGGCGATGGCGATCCCGTTCGTGGCGCACTCGGCCGCGGAGGGCTACCGCTGGCTCGTCCGGGCGCGCCTGCACATGCAGGGGCGCGAATATCTGCGCGGGGTGCGCCAGTCCGTGCTGGTGCCGACCCTGCAGCTGCACGGCAGCCACGACCAGATCGTGGTGTCCGCCCTGGCGCAGCGCAGCCGCCGCTGGGTCGCGGGCCCCTACACATGGCGGTCCATCGAGGGGGCGGGCCACGCCCCGCACGAACAGCGCCCGGCCGAGGTCAGCGCCGCGCTCGTGGACTGGATCGGCACGCTGGGCGCGCAGGCCTGA
- a CDS encoding NUDIX hydrolase, protein MPADPDGSTVPEVHYALPPALAEHARAWVERGGVAAPTKDASTVMLVRDGEAGTPGDLEVFVLRRAATMAFAASAYVFPGGGVDDRDAEEALPWAGPSPQEWARRVAAPGEAQARELVAAAARELFEECGVLLAGPDESTVVADLTGPEWDEARVALVGREISFAEFLLQRGLVLRTDLLRAVDHWITPEFEPRRYDTRFFVAELPAGQVPDDDCTEAEHVRWVRPADLLAEQRAGQALLLPPTEVSLGMLAYDRDAHEAGGWDGSAASLMAGLDVSDPLPVVLPVPVLTETGVAVARRWAVAEGSA, encoded by the coding sequence ATGCCGGCCGATCCTGACGGCAGCACCGTCCCCGAGGTCCATTACGCCCTCCCGCCCGCGCTGGCCGAGCACGCGCGGGCCTGGGTCGAGCGCGGCGGCGTCGCCGCGCCGACGAAGGACGCCTCCACCGTCATGCTCGTGCGGGACGGGGAAGCGGGTACGCCGGGTGACCTCGAGGTCTTCGTCCTGCGCCGGGCCGCGACGATGGCGTTCGCCGCGTCGGCGTACGTCTTTCCCGGTGGCGGCGTCGACGACCGCGACGCCGAGGAGGCGCTGCCGTGGGCGGGACCGTCCCCGCAGGAGTGGGCGCGCCGCGTGGCGGCCCCCGGCGAGGCGCAGGCCCGCGAGCTGGTCGCCGCCGCCGCCCGGGAGCTGTTCGAGGAGTGCGGGGTGCTGCTCGCCGGGCCGGACGAGTCGACTGTCGTCGCCGACCTGACCGGTCCGGAATGGGACGAGGCGCGGGTGGCCCTGGTCGGGCGGGAGATCTCCTTCGCGGAGTTCCTCCTGCAGCGCGGGCTGGTGCTGCGCACCGACCTGCTGCGCGCGGTCGACCACTGGATCACCCCGGAGTTCGAGCCGCGGCGCTACGACACCCGCTTCTTCGTGGCCGAGCTGCCCGCCGGCCAGGTTCCCGACGACGACTGCACCGAGGCCGAGCACGTCCGCTGGGTGCGCCCGGCCGACCTGCTCGCCGAACAGCGCGCCGGGCAGGCCCTGCTCCTGCCGCCGACCGAGGTGTCGCTCGGGATGCTCGCCTATGACCGCGACGCCCACGAGGCGGGCGGCTGGGACGGCAGCGCGGCCAGCCTCATGGCGGGGCTCGACGTGTCCGACCCCCTGCCGGTGGTGCTGCCGGTGCCCGTGCTCACCGAGACGGGCGTGGCGGTGGCGCGCCGATGGGCGGTCGCCGAGGGCTCCGCATGA